Below is a window of Streptomyces qaidamensis DNA.
CCGGCGAAGACCTCGGCCATCTCGTGCAGGTCGCTGGTCCAGCCGTGCCAGCGGGGCATGACGAGCGTGAAGCCCGTACGGACCAGGTGCCGGGACATGAAGCGCACCAGGGGCCGGAGGGCCTCCTCCGTGTCGCCCGCCTCGGCGATCCGCCGGCGCCAGCGCGGCAGGAGGAGGGTCAGATCGCCGTTGGTCTCGCGGGCGAGCAACGAGTCGGGGCGGTAGCGCGGCAGGTACGCGGCCAGGTCCTCGCCCAACAGCGGTGTGCACAGGCAGGCGACGAACCACCCCAGGTCGTACCTCTCCAGGTCGCTCAGCAGCCGCGCCCGGCTGAACAGCAGGGTGCCGTGCCCGTCGATCTGCCCGAACTCCTCGTCCAGGGCGACGCCGAGCGCCCGGGCGTCGTACCGGTCCGCCCCGGTCGGCTCCTGGTGCAGGGCGAGCAGCAGGTCGAGGTCGCTGCGGCCCACGCGCGCGGTGCCGCGCGGTATCGACCCGTAGAGGTAGGCGCTGTGCAGCCGGTGCCCGAACACGTCGGTCAGCCGTTCGCGCGTCGCGGTGACGACCGGACGGAAGGCCGGGGACACGCGCGCGAGGGAGCCCTCCCGGGTGAGGAAGCCCCGCGCGTCGAGTCCGGGGCGGCGGACGGTGTTGCCGGTCATGCGCTCACGGTGCCGCGCGCAGGGCCGCCGGGGGCGCGCTTTCCGCTTCCTTGACGACTTCGTTGACGACTTTCTTGACGATTCTCTTGACGACGTCGGGCCCCGTCTCGTGAGGAGACGGGGCCCGATGACGTACGGCCAGCTGTGCGGTCAGGCGCGGGTCAGCGTGAGCGCTTGGCGAGGCGTTCCACGTCCAGGAGGATCACCGCGCGGGCCTCCAGGCGGAGCCAGCCGCGCTGGGCGAAGTCCGCGAGGGCCTTGTTGACCGTCTCGCGGGACGCGCCGACCAGCTGGGCCAGCTCTTCCTGCGTGAGGTCGTGCACGACGTGGATGCCCTCCTCGGACTGCACGCCGAACCGGCGCGACAGGTCGAGCAGGGCGCGGGCGACGCGGCCCGGGACGTCCGAGAAGACGAGGTCGGACATCGCGTCGTTGGTCTTGCGCAGCCGGCGCGCGACGGCACGCAGGAGCGCCGTGGCCACCTCCGGGCGGGCGTTCAGCCAGGGCTGGAGGTCGCCGTGGCCGA
It encodes the following:
- a CDS encoding Crp/Fnr family transcriptional regulator, with product MDDVLRRNPLFAALDDEQAAELRASMSEVTLARGDSLFHEGDPGDRLYVVTEGKVKLHRTSPDGRENMLAVVGPSELIGELSLFDPGPRTATATALTEVKLLGLGHGDLQPWLNARPEVATALLRAVARRLRKTNDAMSDLVFSDVPGRVARALLDLSRRFGVQSEEGIHVVHDLTQEELAQLVGASRETVNKALADFAQRGWLRLEARAVILLDVERLAKRSR
- a CDS encoding nucleotidyltransferase domain-containing protein, translating into MTGNTVRRPGLDARGFLTREGSLARVSPAFRPVVTATRERLTDVFGHRLHSAYLYGSIPRGTARVGRSDLDLLLALHQEPTGADRYDARALGVALDEEFGQIDGHGTLLFSRARLLSDLERYDLGWFVACLCTPLLGEDLAAYLPRYRPDSLLARETNGDLTLLLPRWRRRIAEAGDTEEALRPLVRFMSRHLVRTGFTLVMPRWHGWTSDLHEMAEVFAGFYPERGEQLRAAAALGLEPAGDAAVLAAYVGDLGPWLAGEYARVHGVKTPRP